A single genomic interval of Coffea eugenioides isolate CCC68of unplaced genomic scaffold, Ceug_1.0 ScVebR1_581;HRSCAF=1279, whole genome shotgun sequence harbors:
- the LOC113758582 gene encoding uncharacterized protein LOC113758582 gives MRLQTAADALRCKTFPMFLKGKARLWFQGLAPGSIRSFTELARQFAAQFVSSKTYSKNAAHLMAVKQKPDESLKNFMTRFNTESLQIRDKDEKVVMAAFMNGLRVEELYYKLVEQPPKNLGELLNRAHAAANAEEAGRLKRESDRELGDRKGRANHPETKDDQAKKNVFDRLSKDRAPAPPPLPEKGYTPLTRPRAQILAVMETEGLGDL, from the coding sequence ATGCGTCTGCAGACCGCCGCGGACGCACTCCGTTGCAAGACCTTCCCCATGTTTCTTAAGGGAAAGGCACGGCTCTGGTTTCAGGGCCTGGCGCCGGGGTCCATCCGGAGTTTCACCGAGCTGGCCAGACAGTTCGCTGCCCAGTTCGTCTCCTCGAAGACTTACTCGAAAAACGCGGCTCACTTGATGGCCGTCAAGCAGAAGCCGGACGAGTCCCTAAAGAATTTCATGACGCGCTTCAACACAGAAAGCCTGCAGATCAGGGACAAAGATGAGAAAGTGGTCATGGCTGCCTTCATGAACGGGCTAAGGGTAGAGGAGCTCTACTACAAGCTCGTCGAGCAGCCTCCCAAGAATCTGGGAGAGCTCCTGAATCGGGCTCACGCTGCTGCCAACGCAGAGGAGGCCGGCCGCCTGAAACGAGAATCAGATCGGGAGCTTGGGGACCGGAAAGGACGGGCAAACCACCCTGAAACTAAGGACGACCAAGCCAAGAAGAACGTCTTCGATCGCCTCTCCAAGGATAGGGCCCCCGCTCCACCGCCGCTCCCTGAAAAAGGATACACGCCCCTAACCCGGCCAAGGGCGCAAATCCTGGCTGTCATGGAGACAGAGGGCCTGGGagacctgtga